In Ailuropoda melanoleuca isolate Jingjing chromosome 7, ASM200744v2, whole genome shotgun sequence, one genomic interval encodes:
- the SET gene encoding protein SET, whose translation VLSPVHLFLAEKEQQEAIEHIDEVQNEIDRLNEQASEEILKVEQKYNKLRQPFFQKRSELIAKIPNFWVTTFVNHPQVSALLGEEDEEALHYLTRVEVTEFEDIKSGYRIDFYFDENPYFENKVLSKEFHLNESGDPSSKSTEIKWKSGKDLTKRSSQTQNKASRKRQHEEPESFFTWFTDHSDAGADELGEVIKDDIWPNPLQYYLVPDMDDEEGEGEEDDDDDEEEEGLEDIDEEGDEDEGEEDEDDDEGEEGEEDEGEDD comes from the exons GTATTGAGTCCTGTACACCTTTTTCTTgcagaaaaagaacagcaagaagCAATTGAACATATTGATGAAGTACAAAATGAAATAGACAG aCTTAATGAACAAGCCAGTGAGGAGATTTTGAAAGTAGAACAGAAATATAACAAACTCCGCCAACCATTTTTTCAGAAGAGGTCGGAATTGATCGCCAAAATCCCCAATTTTTGGGTAACAACATTTGTCAACCATCCACAAG TGTCTGCACTGCTTGGGGAGGAGGACGAAGAGGCACTGCATTATTTGACAAGAGTTGAAGTGACAGAATTTGAAGATATTAAATCAGGTTACAGAATAGATTTT tattttgaTGAAAACCCTTACTTCGAAAATAAAGTTCTCTCCAAAGAATTTCATCTGAATGAGAGTGGTGATCCATCTTCAAAGTCTACCGAAATCAAATGGAAATCTGGAAAG GATTTGACGAAACGTTCAAGTCAAACACAGAATAAAGCCAGCAGGAAGAGACAGCATGAGGAACCAGAGAGCTTCTTCACCTGGTTTACTGACCATTCTGACGCAGGTGCAGATGAGTTAGGAGAGGTCATCAAAGATGATATTTGGCCAAATCCGTTACAGTACTACTTG GTTCCTGATATGGATgatgaagaaggggaaggagaagaagatgatgatgatgatgaagaagaagaaggattgGAAGATATTGACGAAGAAGGAGATGAGGATGAAGGTgaagaagatgaagatgatgatgagggggaggaaggagag GAGGATGAAGGAGAAGATGACTAA